In a genomic window of Passer domesticus isolate bPasDom1 chromosome 3, bPasDom1.hap1, whole genome shotgun sequence:
- the CCR6 gene encoding C-C chemokine receptor type 6 → MNFTDPRSTDYPYYADYASLIMPPCSKLEVRNFTKAFLPVAYSLICIIGLFGNIFVVITFALYERAKSMTDVYLFNMAIADILFVLTLPLWAVNYAADEWTFGDLICKMTRGIYAINFSCGMLLLVFISVDRYIAIVQATKSFKLRARTLAHSKLICLAVWISSILISSPSFLYSESYSFSMNETKEICDHRSARMSESTMLKSLLLWLQVSFGFFIPFIFMFFCYTFIVKSLQQAQNSKRNKAIRVIVLIVAVFLVCQVPYNIVLLITAVNMGKIDKSCDNDKIMAYAKYTTEAIAFLHCCVNPVLYAFIGVKFRSYFVKLMKDLWCKRHKKDNKRSSRTNSDTYHSRQTSEILTDNGSSFTI, encoded by the exons ATGAATTTT ACAGACCCTCGATCCACGGATTACCCCTATTATGCAGACTATGCTTCTCTGATCATGCCACCTTGTTCTAAGCTGGAAGTCAGGAACTTCACAAAAGCATTTCTGCCAGTTGCATATTCATTGATTTGTATCATCGGCCTCTTTGGTAACATTTTTGTGGTGATCACTTTCGCTTTATATGAAAGAGCTAAGTCCATGACTGATGTGTACCTCTTCAACATGGCCATAGCAGACATACTGTTTGTTCTTACTCTTCCACTGTGGGCAGTGAATTATGCTGCTGATGAATGGACTTTTGGTGATTTAATTTGCAAAATGACTAGAGGCATCTATGCAATCAACTTCAGCTGTGGCATGCTGCTTTTGGTCTTTATCAGTGTGGACCGGTACATTGCTATCGTACAGGCAACAAAGTCTTTTAAACTCAGGGCAAGGACTCTTGCACATAGTAAACTCATTTGTTTGGCTGTGTGGATATCATCAATTTTAATCTCTAGTCCCTCTTTTCTGTACAGTGAAAGTTACAGCTTCTCCATGAATGAAACCAAAGAGATTTGTGATCACAGATCTGCCAGAATGTCTGAAAGCACAATGCTGAAATCGTTGCTGCTATGGCTACAAGTTTCATTTGGATTTTTTATACCTTTCATATTCATGTTTTTTTGCTACACCTTCATTGTCAAATCCTTACAACAAGCTCAGAATTCCAAAAGAAACAAAGCTATTCGTGTGATTGTATTAATTGTAGCTGTTTTCCTAGTTTGCCAGGTACCTTATAACATTGTTCTTCTCATAACAGCTGTCAACATGGGCAAAATTGACAAATCTTGTGACAATGACAAGATAATGGCTTATGCAAAATACACCACTGAAGCCATAGCATTTTTACACTGTTGTGTGAACCCTGTGCTCTATGCGTTTATTGGAGTGAAGTTCAGAAGTTATTTTGTGAAGCTAATGAAGGACCTATGGTGCAAGAGACACAAGAAAGACAATAAACGTAGTTCAAGGACAAACTCTGATACTTATCATTCAAGACAGACTAGTGAAATTCTGACTGACAATGGATCATCTTTTACTATATAA